Proteins from a genomic interval of Cupriavidus sp. WKF15:
- a CDS encoding VOC family protein, with amino-acid sequence MEKIPKATALFVAGFGPIVIEAQASRELYGLAFGIPFKEEKGGYLHTESLKGANTFALWPLAQAAQSCFGSGSWPADVPIPQAWIEFDVDSVEAATAELESRGYRMLVRNRREPWGQTVSRFIGPEGLLVGITFTPSMRGENVAA; translated from the coding sequence ATGGAAAAGATCCCAAAAGCCACAGCGCTATTCGTCGCCGGCTTTGGCCCGATTGTCATCGAAGCCCAGGCAAGCCGCGAGCTCTACGGCCTTGCCTTCGGCATCCCCTTCAAGGAAGAGAAGGGAGGATACCTCCATACGGAGAGCCTGAAGGGCGCAAACACTTTTGCGTTGTGGCCGCTCGCGCAGGCTGCGCAATCGTGCTTCGGCAGCGGGTCGTGGCCTGCCGATGTGCCCATCCCGCAAGCCTGGATCGAGTTTGATGTCGACAGCGTCGAAGCGGCTACGGCGGAACTGGAATCACGAGGGTATCGGATGCTGGTCAGGAACCGGCGCGAACCGTGGGGCCAGACCGTCAGCCGCTTCATCGGGCCGGAAGGATTGCTGGTCGGCATCACGTTTACGCCATCGATGCGGGGAGAGAACGTTGCGGCGTAG
- a CDS encoding transglycosylase domain-containing protein, with translation MNRHPVIVFRELCARWFAHIWPLAAACKTRFRRLLDSAWRRIRRPTRLGIALTLAALSALFLLCTVALIRSTPALGDIRKARIDRPAVIVSADGRILDELKPVNREWVPLRQISPYVVAALIATEDRRFYDHPGIDWKRTAAAALHTLSGDRQGGSTITQQLARNLYPDDIGRAPTLLRKLREAVTAFKIEAVYSKDQILETYLNTVPFLYNAYGVEMAARTYFGKSADRLDILESATLVGMLKANSTYNPVLNPERALQRRNTVLGQMHKYGKLGADAYARLERQPLRVDFAQQTERPGAAPHFSAQLRKWLIAWADRNGYNLYADGLVVRTTIDFRLQAMATQALGWQTNQLQWIADQAWNERTGCWPGNDLFQAFMRQTSDYRAAREAGKTDRNALRDLASNPAFVRALCRSKTQVQAGFIAIDPRSGDIKAWVGSTDFSAEPFDHVQQARRQPGSTFKPFVYGAAFAGGARPGDTIVDRNVAIPLPDHAIWRPTDAEPPTDRPMTLRDALAFSRNRITAQLMQAQGPEKVASLARAMGVRESPLEPVPSLALGTSPVTLREMVSAYATIANRGNYVAPRMVTRIEDSHGKALAEFPSAAPAQALPAGAALTLVDVMRDVVTRGTGSDIRSRFGIRADVAGKTGTTQDNADSWFILMHPQLVAGAWVGFDDGRVTLGSYWSQGARSALPMVGAFYDMALRARAIDPGARFSPEKRPPPAARPRQHRFLFWRF, from the coding sequence GTGAATCGCCACCCTGTCATTGTGTTTCGTGAGCTTTGCGCACGGTGGTTCGCCCACATCTGGCCGCTGGCAGCAGCCTGCAAGACGAGATTCCGACGCCTCCTGGATAGCGCCTGGCGCCGCATTCGCCGCCCGACACGACTGGGCATCGCCCTGACGCTTGCGGCCTTGTCGGCACTCTTCCTGCTGTGCACGGTCGCACTCATCCGCTCGACGCCGGCCCTCGGCGATATCCGCAAGGCCCGCATCGACCGGCCGGCCGTGATCGTATCGGCTGACGGAAGAATCCTGGATGAACTCAAGCCGGTCAATCGCGAGTGGGTGCCGCTCCGGCAAATCTCGCCCTACGTCGTGGCGGCCTTGATCGCGACGGAAGACCGCCGCTTCTATGACCATCCCGGCATCGACTGGAAGCGCACGGCGGCGGCGGCACTGCATACGCTTTCCGGCGACCGGCAAGGGGGTTCGACGATCACACAGCAGCTCGCGCGCAACCTCTATCCCGACGATATCGGCCGCGCGCCAACGCTGCTTCGCAAGCTCAGGGAAGCCGTCACGGCCTTCAAGATCGAAGCCGTGTACAGCAAGGACCAGATCCTCGAGACCTACCTGAATACGGTACCGTTCCTGTACAACGCCTACGGCGTGGAAATGGCCGCACGCACCTACTTCGGCAAATCCGCCGACCGGCTCGATATACTTGAAAGCGCGACGCTGGTCGGGATGCTGAAAGCCAACAGCACCTATAACCCTGTCCTCAATCCCGAGCGCGCGCTGCAGCGGCGCAACACGGTACTCGGGCAGATGCACAAGTACGGCAAGCTCGGGGCCGATGCCTACGCCCGGCTCGAGCGGCAGCCGCTGCGCGTCGACTTCGCGCAGCAGACGGAGCGGCCGGGCGCCGCCCCGCATTTTTCGGCGCAGTTGCGCAAATGGCTGATCGCATGGGCGGATCGCAATGGCTACAACCTCTACGCCGATGGCCTGGTCGTGCGCACGACGATCGATTTCCGCCTGCAAGCCATGGCAACGCAGGCGCTTGGCTGGCAGACGAACCAGCTGCAATGGATCGCGGACCAGGCATGGAACGAGCGAACCGGCTGCTGGCCGGGCAATGACTTGTTCCAGGCGTTCATGCGGCAAACGTCCGACTACCGCGCCGCGCGCGAGGCTGGAAAAACAGACCGGAATGCACTGAGGGACCTCGCTTCCAACCCCGCTTTCGTTCGCGCGCTCTGCCGCAGCAAGACCCAGGTCCAGGCCGGATTTATCGCGATCGATCCGCGCAGCGGTGATATCAAGGCATGGGTCGGCAGCACCGATTTCAGTGCCGAGCCGTTCGATCACGTGCAACAGGCGCGCCGCCAGCCGGGTTCGACATTCAAGCCGTTCGTCTATGGCGCGGCGTTCGCGGGCGGCGCCCGGCCGGGCGATACCATCGTCGACCGGAACGTGGCCATCCCCCTGCCCGATCATGCCATCTGGCGGCCGACCGACGCCGAACCGCCTACCGACCGGCCGATGACGCTGCGCGACGCGCTGGCGTTCTCGCGCAACCGCATCACGGCGCAGCTCATGCAAGCGCAGGGCCCGGAGAAGGTTGCAAGCCTGGCACGGGCGATGGGCGTACGCGAGAGCCCGCTCGAACCGGTGCCTTCGCTTGCGCTCGGCACGAGCCCGGTAACGCTCAGGGAAATGGTCTCGGCATACGCCACCATCGCCAACCGTGGCAACTACGTCGCGCCGCGCATGGTGACCCGCATCGAGGACTCCCATGGCAAGGCCCTGGCCGAGTTTCCCAGCGCTGCGCCAGCCCAGGCGCTACCCGCGGGGGCCGCGCTGACGCTGGTCGACGTGATGCGCGATGTCGTCACGCGCGGCACCGGCTCGGACATCCGGTCGCGCTTCGGGATCCGCGCTGACGTGGCCGGCAAGACGGGAACGACGCAGGACAACGCCGATAGCTGGTTCATCCTCATGCACCCGCAACTCGTCGCAGGCGCCTGGGTGGGCTTCGACGATGGACGTGTCACGCTCGGCAGCTATTGGAGCCAGGGCGCGCGCAGCGCCCTGCCAATGGTGGGCGCCTTCTATGATATGGCGCTGCGCGCGAGAGCGATTGATCCCGGCGCACGCTTCAGCCCCGAGAAGCGCCCGCCTCCCGCCGCCAGGCCCCGACAGCATCGCTTCCTCTTCTGGCGGTTCTGA
- a CDS encoding TolC family protein produces the protein MTRKVSVALAATVGAMAIWSAAAQAGGAHDYLPAEEAVRQAIAGSPDVMAAEARRDATLARAVGIRAGTAETVVRAIGQGRSVREPSQRFPEGQIAVERPLRLWGKADADARLADATAEAGDLAVMDARHESSRQILALWFAAMRAGQARVAAQENARAAGELVAMTTRRIQAGDAARLDGELAASDQARTQAALATASAAEQAALAELHGRYPGLGEPGSPPDARLPPVPPEAPEALRTDYVRGSHEYRLAMAQEAQAQRHAARADLERKPDPTVGMFVTIERGGAERILGVSVAMPLGGDHRRAAATAAAADAEAAARSRMAAERRLGTEFDVQYRNLLGRRSSAQAQAEAVSLQRTASDRATRAYRAGESGLAELLAVRRSLAEALLAERLARVDALEAGSRLSLDLHQMWDLDD, from the coding sequence ATGACGCGCAAGGTGTCTGTCGCCCTTGCGGCAACGGTGGGCGCGATGGCGATCTGGAGTGCTGCCGCGCAGGCTGGCGGCGCGCACGACTATCTGCCCGCCGAGGAGGCCGTGCGGCAAGCCATCGCCGGCTCGCCCGATGTGATGGCCGCCGAGGCACGGCGGGATGCCACGCTCGCGCGTGCCGTCGGGATCCGTGCCGGCACGGCCGAGACGGTGGTGCGGGCGATTGGCCAGGGCCGCAGCGTCCGTGAGCCCTCGCAGCGTTTCCCTGAAGGGCAGATCGCGGTGGAACGTCCCCTGCGGCTGTGGGGCAAGGCTGACGCCGATGCGCGGCTGGCCGATGCGACCGCCGAAGCCGGCGACCTTGCGGTCATGGATGCCCGGCACGAATCGTCGCGCCAGATCCTGGCGCTGTGGTTTGCCGCGATGCGTGCCGGACAGGCTCGCGTGGCCGCGCAGGAAAATGCCCGGGCAGCCGGGGAACTGGTCGCCATGACCACCCGCCGCATTCAGGCGGGGGACGCGGCGCGGCTCGACGGGGAACTGGCCGCGTCGGATCAGGCCCGCACGCAGGCCGCGCTCGCGACGGCCTCCGCGGCCGAGCAGGCGGCGCTGGCCGAATTGCATGGGCGGTATCCGGGGCTGGGAGAGCCCGGCTCCCCGCCGGATGCACGGCTGCCTCCGGTGCCCCCCGAAGCGCCCGAGGCACTGCGTACGGACTACGTCCGGGGCAGCCATGAGTACCGGCTGGCGATGGCGCAGGAAGCGCAGGCGCAGCGGCATGCGGCCCGGGCGGATCTGGAGCGCAAGCCTGATCCGACGGTCGGCATGTTTGTCACGATCGAGCGGGGCGGGGCGGAGCGCATCCTTGGCGTCAGCGTCGCCATGCCGCTTGGCGGCGATCATCGCCGCGCGGCGGCCACGGCGGCGGCCGCGGACGCCGAGGCGGCCGCACGCAGCCGCATGGCGGCCGAGCGCAGGCTTGGCACGGAATTCGATGTGCAGTACCGCAACCTGCTTGGCAGGCGCTCGTCGGCGCAGGCTCAGGCCGAGGCCGTGAGCCTGCAACGCACTGCATCGGATCGCGCGACGCGCGCCTATCGCGCGGGTGAGTCCGGCCTGGCGGAACTGCTCGCGGTGCGCCGCAGCCTTGCCGAGGCCTTGCTCGCCGAACGGCTTGCGCGGGTCGATGCGTTGGAAGCCGGGAGCCGGCTCAGTCTTGATCTTCACCAGATGTGGGATCTTGACGATTAA
- a CDS encoding LysR family transcriptional regulator has translation MDSFSDVAFFMAINRQGSLAAAAQELGVTPSAVSKRLLGLEARLGVRLLNRTTRRTSLTPEGENYLVEGARILAELETLERSVGGSGSTPHGLLKIGATLGFGRRHIAPALSAFASEFPKIEIQLHLSDRPLNLTELGLDAIVHFGEMPDVRLTSRLLANNRRVLCAAPSYLARAGLPGSPRDLARHSCIFIREADETFGTWHMRSGAQQETIKVRGNMSTNDGESAVAWALDGQGLVVRSEWDIAEQLRAGTLCRVLPQWQFTPADIYLVYGAGKTRTDRVRVLVDFLLNRFASHRQAKPGAGGAW, from the coding sequence ATGGACAGCTTCTCCGACGTTGCCTTCTTCATGGCCATCAACAGACAAGGAAGCCTCGCCGCGGCAGCGCAGGAGCTTGGCGTGACGCCATCCGCAGTCAGCAAACGCCTGCTTGGGCTCGAGGCACGCCTGGGAGTCAGGCTGTTGAACCGGACGACCCGGCGCACCAGCCTGACTCCGGAAGGCGAGAACTATCTCGTCGAGGGCGCGCGCATACTTGCCGAACTGGAGACCCTCGAGCGGTCGGTGGGCGGCAGCGGCAGCACGCCGCATGGGCTGCTCAAGATTGGCGCGACGCTGGGCTTCGGACGCCGCCATATCGCACCGGCGCTGTCAGCGTTCGCCAGCGAATTCCCGAAGATCGAGATTCAACTCCACCTCAGCGACCGGCCGTTGAACCTGACCGAACTGGGCCTGGACGCAATCGTTCATTTCGGCGAAATGCCTGACGTGCGGCTCACCTCACGGCTGCTCGCCAACAACCGCCGCGTTCTGTGCGCGGCGCCGTCATACCTGGCGCGGGCGGGCCTGCCCGGCAGTCCGCGCGATCTCGCCCGCCATAGCTGCATCTTCATTCGGGAAGCAGACGAAACCTTTGGCACCTGGCACATGCGCAGCGGCGCGCAGCAGGAGACCATCAAGGTGCGAGGAAACATGAGCACCAACGACGGCGAATCGGCGGTCGCCTGGGCGCTCGACGGACAAGGACTGGTGGTGCGTTCCGAATGGGATATCGCAGAACAGTTAAGGGCTGGAACCCTGTGCAGGGTCCTGCCGCAGTGGCAGTTCACACCGGCCGATATCTATCTGGTCTACGGCGCCGGCAAGACCCGGACCGACAGAGTCAGGGTACTCGTTGACTTTTTACTGAATCGCTTTGCGAGCCATCGGCAGGCGAAACCGGGAGCCGGCGGCGCGTGGTAG
- a CDS encoding tripartite tricarboxylate transporter substrate binding protein, producing the protein MRLARLAAFVACAAVLGTASAQSYPQRPIRLIVPYAPGGSADIAARLVSDAWSKNLGGTMVVENRAGAGGNIGVDAVAKSPADGYTIGLQTVSLAINPGLFPRMPYDTRKDLAPIGMVAGAQHVLVVNNKIPAKSLQELIALAKARPDKMTYGSAGNGSTFHMSAELFKSVANVSIVHVPYRGGGPALVDTIAGQVDMSFPVVSAAQQHVLAGKLTALAVTGSKRSTLLPNVPTAAEAGLPGYNFETWFMVFAPAGTPKPVIDKLNAALNATLTAQATKDRMLKEGFEPTPTTPEAARKRLEQEMPMWAQLIRQRGITAE; encoded by the coding sequence ATGCGCCTTGCCCGCCTTGCCGCGTTTGTCGCCTGTGCAGCAGTTCTGGGAACTGCGTCGGCGCAGTCGTATCCGCAGCGGCCGATTCGCCTGATCGTGCCTTACGCCCCGGGGGGCAGCGCCGATATCGCCGCCCGGCTTGTATCGGATGCGTGGTCGAAGAACCTCGGCGGCACGATGGTTGTCGAGAACCGCGCCGGCGCGGGCGGCAATATCGGGGTGGATGCGGTCGCGAAGTCGCCGGCTGATGGTTACACCATTGGCCTGCAGACGGTTTCGCTGGCCATCAATCCCGGCCTGTTCCCGCGCATGCCGTACGACACGCGGAAGGACCTGGCTCCCATCGGCATGGTCGCGGGGGCCCAGCATGTCCTGGTGGTCAACAACAAGATCCCGGCGAAGAGTCTGCAAGAACTGATCGCCCTCGCCAAAGCCAGGCCGGACAAGATGACTTACGGCTCCGCGGGCAATGGCAGCACCTTCCATATGTCGGCCGAGCTGTTCAAGTCGGTGGCAAACGTATCGATCGTCCACGTTCCCTATCGTGGCGGCGGTCCGGCCCTCGTCGACACGATCGCCGGTCAGGTCGATATGAGCTTCCCGGTGGTATCCGCGGCTCAGCAGCATGTGCTCGCCGGCAAGCTCACCGCGCTTGCCGTGACCGGTTCGAAGCGGTCGACGCTCTTGCCGAACGTGCCGACGGCGGCGGAAGCCGGATTGCCTGGCTACAACTTTGAAACGTGGTTCATGGTATTCGCGCCGGCCGGTACGCCCAAGCCGGTGATCGACAAGCTGAACGCAGCCCTGAATGCCACGCTCACGGCGCAGGCAACGAAAGACCGGATGCTCAAGGAAGGTTTTGAACCGACGCCGACAACGCCGGAAGCGGCCCGCAAGCGACTCGAACAGGAGATGCCGATGTGGGCCCAGTTGATCAGGCAGCGCGGCATCACCGCCGAATAA
- the leuD gene encoding 3-isopropylmalate dehydratase small subunit: MSDHARITGKAAAIRFENLDTDQIIPKQFLRGIDKAGLDQGILYDHRFDESGNPRPDFVLNRPGYAGTSILVGGANFGCGSSREHAVWGLQQFGIRAVIAPSYGEIFYSNAMNNRLLLVMLPREVIEPLMNAVDADSGNTITIDVDAMRVRTPVGEHPFQLSERHRRMFIEGLDMIGLSLRHRAEIEAFADQYWSAFPWTRNVARRTRDRLGAT, translated from the coding sequence ATGTCTGATCACGCCCGAATCACCGGCAAGGCGGCCGCCATCCGCTTCGAGAACCTCGACACCGACCAGATCATCCCGAAGCAGTTTCTTCGCGGCATCGACAAGGCGGGCCTCGACCAGGGGATCCTGTACGATCACCGCTTCGACGAGAGCGGTAATCCGCGTCCGGATTTCGTGCTGAATCGCCCCGGGTATGCGGGCACGAGCATCCTGGTCGGCGGCGCGAACTTCGGCTGCGGATCGAGCCGCGAACATGCCGTATGGGGCCTGCAGCAATTCGGCATCCGGGCCGTCATTGCGCCCAGCTATGGAGAGATCTTCTACTCCAATGCGATGAATAACCGGTTGCTGCTCGTGATGCTCCCGCGCGAAGTCATCGAGCCACTGATGAATGCCGTCGATGCGGACAGCGGCAACACCATCACCATCGATGTCGATGCCATGCGGGTCAGGACGCCCGTGGGCGAGCATCCGTTCCAGCTGTCCGAACGGCACCGCCGCATGTTCATCGAAGGACTCGACATGATCGGTCTCTCTCTCAGGCATCGGGCCGAGATTGAAGCGTTCGCGGACCAGTACTGGTCCGCGTTTCCCTGGACAAGGAATGTCGCACGCCGCACCCGCGACCGCCTCGGCGCGACCTGA
- the leuC gene encoding 3-isopropylmalate dehydratase large subunit translates to MPPRTLYNKLVDSHTVARIDDDNVLLYCDLHLMNEYTSPQAFAGLHEQDRAVLMPGQNVSVVSHIIPTHPTKIRVIADPASSLQATNLRANCEKHAIPLFDTNDALQGIEHVIAPEHGMIRPGMVVICGDSHTTTYGALGALGFGIGTSEVEHVLATQTLVYRMARTMRIRVNGKLPAGTTAKDLILMIIGRIGAQGARGYVVEYCGSAIRDLSVEARFTLCNMTVEAAARGALIAPDAVSTNYVLRRAPDMDEAQRTAALAYWETLKSDAEAEYDLDFAFDAGEIEPHVTWGTSPDQVVPVSGRIPFPEDQMDEADKRAVDRALSYTRLSPGTLLEGTAIQHVFIGSCTNGRIEDLRAVAAVVRGKRVASGVRAMVVPGSGAVKAQAEREGIAAILTAAGFEWRQPGCSMCLAMNDDVLADGIRCASTTNRNFEGRQGRGAITHLMSPAMAAAAAITGKITDVRKLEIANV, encoded by the coding sequence ATGCCCCCACGAACTCTATACAACAAGCTGGTCGACTCTCACACTGTCGCCAGGATCGATGACGATAACGTCCTGCTGTACTGCGACTTGCACTTGATGAACGAGTACACGAGTCCGCAGGCCTTTGCCGGGCTGCACGAGCAAGACCGCGCGGTGTTGATGCCGGGACAGAACGTTTCCGTTGTCAGCCACATCATCCCGACGCACCCCACGAAGATTCGCGTGATCGCGGATCCTGCCTCGTCGCTGCAGGCGACGAACCTGCGGGCCAACTGCGAGAAGCACGCCATCCCGCTGTTCGATACGAACGATGCGCTGCAAGGCATCGAGCACGTCATCGCTCCCGAACACGGCATGATCCGCCCGGGCATGGTGGTCATTTGCGGCGACAGCCACACGACCACCTACGGCGCGCTGGGCGCACTGGGCTTCGGCATCGGTACGTCCGAAGTCGAGCACGTGCTCGCCACCCAGACGCTGGTCTACCGGATGGCCAGGACCATGCGCATTCGCGTGAACGGCAAGCTTCCCGCAGGCACGACGGCCAAGGACCTGATCCTGATGATCATCGGGAGGATCGGGGCTCAGGGGGCACGCGGCTACGTGGTTGAATACTGCGGCTCGGCAATCCGGGACCTCAGCGTCGAGGCGCGATTTACGCTTTGCAACATGACGGTGGAAGCGGCTGCGCGCGGCGCGCTCATTGCGCCAGATGCGGTGTCGACCAACTACGTTCTGCGCCGCGCACCGGATATGGACGAAGCCCAGCGCACAGCGGCGCTAGCGTACTGGGAGACGCTGAAGAGCGACGCCGAAGCGGAATACGACCTCGATTTCGCGTTCGACGCGGGTGAGATCGAGCCCCATGTGACCTGGGGAACCAGCCCTGACCAGGTGGTGCCAGTCTCCGGACGTATCCCGTTCCCGGAAGACCAGATGGACGAAGCGGACAAGCGTGCCGTCGACCGGGCGCTTTCCTATACCCGCCTCTCGCCCGGGACATTGCTCGAAGGCACCGCGATCCAGCATGTCTTTATCGGCTCCTGCACGAACGGCCGGATCGAAGACCTCCGGGCGGTGGCCGCCGTCGTGCGCGGCAAGCGGGTGGCCAGCGGCGTCCGGGCGATGGTCGTGCCGGGATCCGGCGCCGTGAAAGCCCAGGCCGAGCGTGAAGGGATTGCCGCGATCCTGACGGCGGCGGGATTCGAATGGCGGCAACCGGGCTGCTCCATGTGCCTCGCCATGAATGACGATGTCCTGGCCGACGGCATTCGCTGTGCCTCGACCACCAATCGAAATTTCGAAGGCAGGCAGGGACGCGGCGCCATTACGCACCTGATGAGCCCGGCCATGGCTGCAGCGGCGGCCATTACCGGGAAGATTACCGACGTCCGCAAGCTGGAGATTGCCAATGTCTGA